The Pseudomonas baetica genome includes a region encoding these proteins:
- a CDS encoding zinc-binding dehydrogenase: protein MKALQGVEGQVAWVEEPSPTCDVGQVRIRVAAAGLNRADLLQKAGLYPPPPGASQVLGLECSGVISEVGAGSSWQVGDRVCALLAGGGMAEEVVVDGRHVLPVPEGVSLIEAAALPEVYATVWLNVFQLAALKPGEKVLLHAGASGIGSAAIQLCKAFGNPCWVSVGSAERLAYCEALGAQGGVVRTDDLESLRDFGPFDVILDPVGGNYAALNLKLTALDGRWVLIGLMGGREAKLDLAQVLAKRVQLLGSTLRSRDDQFKADLFSDLSQHVWPLFAEGRLSPQLAKAFAVKDAEAAFAELASNTVSGKLVLVIDNSLS from the coding sequence GTGAAGGCATTGCAAGGCGTGGAAGGTCAAGTGGCATGGGTTGAAGAGCCGAGTCCTACGTGTGATGTAGGACAAGTTCGCATTCGGGTGGCGGCAGCCGGCCTCAATCGCGCCGATTTATTACAGAAAGCCGGTCTCTATCCGCCACCTCCCGGTGCGAGCCAAGTACTCGGTCTTGAGTGTTCCGGGGTGATCAGCGAGGTGGGCGCGGGCAGTTCGTGGCAGGTCGGCGATCGGGTTTGCGCCTTGCTGGCCGGGGGCGGCATGGCTGAAGAGGTGGTGGTCGACGGGCGGCACGTGCTGCCGGTTCCCGAAGGCGTATCGCTGATCGAGGCGGCAGCATTGCCTGAGGTTTACGCAACAGTCTGGCTGAATGTGTTTCAGCTTGCGGCGCTCAAACCGGGTGAGAAAGTTCTCTTGCACGCCGGCGCAAGTGGGATTGGTTCAGCCGCTATTCAGCTGTGCAAGGCGTTTGGCAACCCATGTTGGGTCAGCGTCGGCTCGGCCGAGCGTTTGGCTTACTGTGAGGCGCTGGGAGCCCAGGGCGGGGTGGTGCGCACCGATGACCTGGAAAGCCTGCGTGACTTCGGCCCGTTCGACGTGATCCTTGATCCGGTCGGCGGCAACTATGCGGCGCTGAACCTCAAGCTGACGGCGCTGGACGGGCGCTGGGTGCTGATCGGGCTGATGGGTGGGCGTGAGGCGAAACTGGATCTGGCGCAGGTGTTGGCCAAGCGCGTGCAGTTGCTCGGCTCGACACTGCGCAGTCGTGACGATCAGTTCAAGGCGGATCTGTTCAGCGACTTGAGCCAGCATGTCTGGCCGCTGTTTGCCGAAGGGCGGTTGAGTCCGCAGTTGGCCAAGGCTTTTGCGGTGAAAGACGCCGAGGCGGCGTTTGCCGAGCTGGCGAGCAATACGGTTTCGGGGAAACTGGTGTTGGTGATTGACAACAGCCTGAGCTGA
- a CDS encoding HAD family hydrolase, with amino-acid sequence MALAIFDLDETLIHGDCATLWSEQMGRLGWVDPESFMRKNNELMDAYSHGKLRMEDYMDFSLEPLIGRTPEEVEHLVGPWVEDFIEPIIFSDATKTIAAHRKAGDRILVISASGTHLVKPIADRLGIDEVLGIELEVAHGVYSGHTVGTLTYREGKITRLLEWLDAEEENLEGASFYSDSRNDLPLLLKVDFPHVVNPDPVLLEHAQKANWPIHNWK; translated from the coding sequence ATGGCCCTGGCAATTTTTGATCTGGACGAAACCCTGATCCACGGCGACTGCGCCACCCTCTGGAGCGAGCAGATGGGCCGTTTGGGCTGGGTCGATCCCGAGTCGTTCATGCGCAAGAACAACGAACTGATGGACGCCTACAGCCATGGCAAATTGCGTATGGAAGACTACATGGACTTCAGCCTCGAACCGCTGATCGGCCGCACGCCGGAAGAAGTCGAGCATCTGGTCGGCCCGTGGGTGGAAGACTTCATCGAACCGATCATCTTCAGCGACGCGACCAAAACCATCGCCGCTCACCGCAAGGCCGGTGACCGGATTCTGGTGATCTCGGCGTCGGGCACGCACCTGGTCAAACCGATTGCCGACCGTTTGGGCATTGACGAGGTGCTGGGGATCGAACTGGAAGTCGCCCATGGTGTTTACAGTGGCCACACCGTTGGCACCCTGACCTACCGCGAAGGCAAGATCACCCGATTGCTGGAATGGCTGGATGCAGAAGAAGAGAATCTGGAAGGTGCGAGTTTTTACTCCGACTCACGCAATGACCTGCCATTGTTGCTGAAGGTGGATTTCCCGCATGTGGTCAATCCGGATCCGGTTCTGCTTGAGCACGCTCAAAAGGCTAACTGGCCAATCCACAACTGGAAGTAA
- a CDS encoding ABC transporter ATP-binding protein, with protein MSYVSVQHLQKNYAGTTVFSDINCEINKGEFVTLLGPSGCGKSTLLRCIAGLTPVDGGKILLDGVDIVPLSPQKRGIGMVFQSYALFPNMTVEQNVAFGLRMQKVNADDSHKRVNEVLKLVELNDFASRYPHQLSGGQCQRVALARSLVTRPRLLLLDEPLSALDARIRKHLREQIRQIQRELGLTTIFVTHDQEEALTMSDRIFLMNQGKIVQSGDAETLYTAPVDVFAAGFIGNYNLLDADDASKLLQRPINHRIAIRPEAIELSLNGELDAQIRSHSLLGNVIRYRVEARGVELVVDVLNRSAADLHPDGQRLALSIDPTALCEVA; from the coding sequence ATGAGCTATGTCAGCGTCCAACACCTGCAAAAAAATTACGCGGGCACTACGGTGTTCAGCGACATCAATTGCGAAATCAACAAGGGTGAATTCGTCACCCTGCTCGGCCCGTCCGGGTGCGGCAAATCCACCCTGCTGCGTTGCATCGCCGGCCTGACCCCAGTGGATGGCGGCAAGATCCTGCTCGATGGTGTCGATATCGTGCCGTTGAGCCCGCAGAAACGCGGGATCGGCATGGTGTTCCAGAGCTACGCGCTGTTCCCGAACATGACCGTGGAACAGAACGTCGCCTTCGGTTTGCGCATGCAAAAGGTCAACGCTGACGACAGCCATAAACGCGTCAACGAAGTGTTGAAACTGGTTGAACTGAACGATTTCGCCAGCCGCTATCCGCATCAGCTTTCCGGCGGCCAATGCCAACGCGTCGCTCTCGCCCGCTCACTGGTCACTCGTCCGCGTCTGTTGCTGCTGGATGAGCCGCTGTCGGCACTGGATGCACGAATCCGCAAACACCTGCGTGAACAGATCCGTCAGATCCAGCGCGAACTCGGCCTGACCACGATTTTCGTCACCCACGATCAGGAAGAAGCGCTGACCATGTCTGACCGGATTTTCCTGATGAATCAGGGGAAAATCGTACAAAGCGGCGACGCCGAAACCCTGTACACCGCGCCGGTCGACGTGTTCGCCGCCGGCTTCATCGGCAACTACAACCTGCTCGACGCCGACGACGCGTCGAAGCTGTTGCAGCGCCCGATCAACCACCGCATCGCCATTCGCCCGGAAGCCATCGAATTGAGCCTCAACGGCGAACTCGACGCTCAGATCCGCAGCCACAGCCTGCTCGGCAACGTCATCCGTTATCGCGTCGAAGCGCGCGGCGTGGAACTGGTGGTGGATGTGCTCAACCGCTCGGCCGCCGATCTGCATCCCGACGGTCAGCGCCTGGCACTTTCCATCGATCCGACGGCCCTGTGTGAGGTAGCCTGA
- a CDS encoding ABC transporter permease, whose protein sequence is MSRAETGPAAVYHRVVVYLLFAILLAPLVGTLIYSIASSWSATILPSGFTFKWYLQLWGDPRFLHAFGQSLLVCVGALVLSVVLILPLLFVVHYHFPKLDALMNILILLPFAVPPVVSSVGLLQLYGSGPMAMVGTPWILIGCYFTVALPFMYRAITNNLQAINLRDLMDAAQLLGASTFQAAFLVVLPNLRKGLMVALLLSFSFLFGEFVFANILVGTRYETLQVYLNNMRNSSGHFTSALVISYFFFVLVLTWIANILNKDKSE, encoded by the coding sequence ATGTCTCGCGCTGAAACCGGCCCGGCCGCCGTCTACCACCGCGTCGTGGTCTACCTGTTGTTCGCCATCCTCCTGGCACCGCTGGTGGGCACGCTGATCTACTCGATCGCCAGCAGCTGGTCGGCGACCATTCTGCCCAGCGGCTTCACCTTCAAGTGGTACCTGCAGTTGTGGGGCGACCCGCGTTTTCTCCACGCCTTTGGCCAGTCATTGCTGGTGTGTGTCGGCGCGCTGGTGCTGTCGGTGGTGCTGATCCTGCCACTGCTGTTTGTGGTGCATTACCACTTTCCGAAACTCGACGCGCTGATGAACATCCTGATCCTGCTGCCGTTCGCGGTGCCGCCGGTGGTGTCGTCGGTCGGCCTGTTGCAGCTCTACGGTTCGGGCCCGATGGCGATGGTCGGCACACCGTGGATTCTGATCGGTTGCTACTTCACCGTGGCGCTGCCGTTCATGTACCGGGCGATCACCAACAACTTGCAAGCGATCAACCTCCGCGACCTGATGGACGCCGCGCAACTGCTCGGCGCCAGCACCTTTCAGGCCGCATTCCTGGTGGTGCTGCCGAACCTGCGCAAAGGCCTGATGGTGGCGTTGCTGCTGTCGTTCTCGTTCCTGTTCGGTGAGTTCGTCTTCGCCAACATCCTCGTCGGCACCCGCTACGAAACCCTGCAGGTTTATCTGAACAACATGCGCAACAGCAGCGGCCACTTCACCAGTGCGCTGGTCATCTCGTACTTCTTTTTCGTGCTGGTCCTGACCTGGATCGCCAACATCTTGAACAAGGACAAAAGCGAATGA
- a CDS encoding ABC transporter permease codes for MTRGKWLAALCLVPFALFFIVFEIAPLIWVMINSLQSEEFGWGFANFSKIFSSKFYLQAIQYSLEISFWSSVFGIIIAVLGAYSLRRVDSKLRNFVNAFANMTSNFAGVPLAFAFIILLGFNGSITIMLKQAGIIEDFNLYSKTGLIILYTYFQIPLGVLLLYPAFDALREDWRESAALLGANGWQFWRHIGLPVLTPALLGTFVILLANALGAYATVYALTTGNFNVLPIRIAAMVSGDISLDPNLASALAVVLVALMTIVTVVHQLLLKRSYHVSR; via the coding sequence ATGACTCGCGGCAAATGGCTGGCAGCCCTGTGCCTGGTGCCCTTCGCACTGTTCTTTATCGTGTTCGAAATCGCCCCGCTGATCTGGGTGATGATCAACAGCCTGCAATCGGAAGAGTTCGGTTGGGGCTTCGCCAACTTCAGCAAGATCTTCAGCTCGAAATTCTATTTGCAGGCAATCCAGTACAGCCTGGAGATCAGTTTCTGGTCGAGCGTGTTCGGCATCATCATCGCCGTGCTCGGTGCGTATTCCCTGCGCCGGGTCGACTCGAAACTGCGCAACTTTGTGAACGCCTTCGCCAACATGACCAGCAACTTTGCCGGCGTGCCTCTGGCCTTTGCGTTCATCATCCTGCTCGGCTTCAACGGCAGCATCACCATCATGTTGAAGCAGGCCGGGATCATCGAGGACTTCAACCTGTATTCGAAAACCGGCTTGATCATCCTCTACACCTACTTCCAGATTCCCCTCGGCGTACTGCTGCTCTACCCGGCCTTCGACGCCCTGCGTGAAGACTGGCGCGAGTCCGCCGCACTGCTCGGCGCCAACGGCTGGCAGTTCTGGCGGCACATCGGTCTGCCGGTGTTGACCCCGGCGCTGCTCGGTACGTTTGTGATCCTGCTGGCCAACGCCCTCGGCGCCTACGCCACGGTATACGCGCTGACCACCGGTAACTTCAACGTGCTGCCCATCCGCATTGCGGCGATGGTTTCCGGCGATATTTCCCTCGACCCGAATCTGGCCAGTGCGCTGGCCGTGGTGCTGGTGGCGCTGATGACCATCGTCACCGTCGTGCATCAACTGCTGTTGAAGAGGAGCTACCATGTCTCGCGCTGA
- a CDS encoding alkaline phosphatase family protein: MKHNVILVVLDGLNYEVARHAMGHLQAYVGAGRAALYKLECELPALSRPLYECILTGVPPIDSGIVHNNVSRLSNQRSIYHYARDAGLKTAAAAYHWVSELYNRSPFVAARDRHTDDPTLPIQHGHFYWQDHYPDSHLFADAEHLRLRHAPDFLLIHPMNIDDAGHKHGLDTAQYRNSARFADIILADYLQAWLDAGYQVLVTADHGMNNDRSHNGLLPEERQVPLFVLGDAFSLNADAAPKQTEICGTVCELLGVPHDKPVCRELLK; encoded by the coding sequence ATGAAGCACAACGTCATCCTTGTCGTGCTCGACGGCCTCAATTACGAAGTCGCGCGTCACGCCATGGGGCATCTGCAGGCTTACGTTGGCGCAGGACGCGCCGCACTCTACAAACTGGAGTGCGAGTTGCCGGCCCTGTCCCGACCGCTTTACGAATGCATCCTCACCGGCGTGCCGCCGATCGACAGCGGCATCGTCCACAACAACGTTTCGCGCCTGTCCAACCAGCGCAGCATTTATCACTACGCGCGCGATGCCGGTTTGAAAACCGCAGCAGCGGCTTATCACTGGGTCAGCGAGTTGTATAACCGTTCGCCGTTCGTGGCCGCCCGAGACCGTCACACCGACGATCCGACACTGCCGATCCAGCACGGCCATTTCTACTGGCAAGATCACTACCCCGATTCGCACCTGTTCGCCGACGCGGAACACCTGCGCCTGCGCCATGCACCGGACTTCCTGCTGATCCACCCGATGAACATCGACGACGCTGGCCACAAGCACGGCCTCGACACCGCGCAATACCGCAACAGCGCACGGTTCGCCGACATCATCCTCGCCGACTATTTGCAGGCCTGGCTCGACGCCGGCTATCAGGTGCTGGTGACTGCCGACCACGGCATGAACAACGACCGCTCGCACAACGGCCTGCTTCCCGAAGAACGTCAGGTGCCACTGTTCGTCCTCGGCGACGCCTTCAGCCTCAATGCCGACGCGGCGCCGAAGCAGACCGAAATCTGCGGCACGGTCTGCGAACTGCTCGGCGTGCCCCACGACAAACCTGTGTGCCGGGAGTTGCTCAAGTGA
- a CDS encoding ABC transporter substrate-binding protein encodes MKQLFLATLLGSTIAMCTAAMAAGTDLKTLEAAAKAEGAVNSVGMPDDWANWKGTWADLAKNYGLKHIDTDMSSAQEIAKFAAEKDNASADIGDVGAAFGPIAVKQGVVQPYKPSTWDQVPDWAKDKDGNWALAYTGTIAFIVNKKLLHGSEVPTKWADLKGGKYKVSIGDVSTAAQAANGVLAAALANGGDEKNIQPALLLFADIAKQGRLSMANPTIATMEKGEIEVGVVWDFNGLSYKAKMANPDDYVVLIPSDGSVISGYTTIINKYAKNPNAAKLTREYIFSDAGQTNLARGNARPIRAEHLQLPEDVKAKLLPNEQYKKVTPIKDADAWEKTSKALPQKWNEEVIVEMK; translated from the coding sequence ATGAAACAGCTTTTCCTGGCAACACTGTTAGGCTCGACCATTGCAATGTGCACCGCCGCCATGGCGGCAGGCACCGATCTGAAAACCCTCGAAGCCGCTGCGAAAGCGGAAGGCGCCGTCAACAGTGTCGGCATGCCCGATGACTGGGCCAACTGGAAAGGCACCTGGGCAGACCTGGCCAAGAACTACGGCCTGAAACACATCGACACCGACATGAGCTCGGCCCAGGAAATCGCCAAGTTCGCCGCCGAAAAAGACAACGCCAGCGCCGACATCGGTGACGTCGGTGCCGCCTTCGGCCCGATCGCGGTCAAGCAAGGCGTGGTGCAGCCTTACAAGCCAAGCACTTGGGATCAGGTCCCGGACTGGGCTAAAGACAAGGACGGCAACTGGGCGCTGGCCTACACCGGCACCATCGCTTTCATCGTCAACAAGAAGCTGCTGCACGGCTCCGAAGTACCGACCAAATGGGCTGACCTCAAGGGCGGCAAATACAAGGTTTCCATCGGTGACGTGAGCACTGCTGCGCAAGCTGCCAACGGCGTTCTCGCTGCGGCACTGGCCAACGGTGGCGACGAGAAAAACATCCAGCCCGCCCTCCTGCTGTTTGCAGACATCGCCAAGCAAGGTCGCCTGTCGATGGCCAACCCGACCATCGCCACCATGGAAAAAGGCGAGATCGAAGTCGGCGTGGTCTGGGACTTCAACGGCCTGAGCTACAAGGCCAAGATGGCCAACCCGGATGACTACGTGGTGCTGATCCCGTCCGACGGTTCGGTGATTTCCGGCTACACCACCATCATCAACAAATACGCGAAAAACCCGAACGCCGCCAAGCTCACTCGCGAGTACATCTTCAGTGATGCCGGCCAGACCAACCTCGCGCGCGGCAACGCCCGCCCGATCCGCGCCGAGCATCTGCAACTGCCAGAAGACGTGAAAGCCAAGCTGCTGCCGAACGAGCAGTACAAAAAGGTCACGCCGATCAAGGACGCCGATGCGTGGGAAAAAACCTCCAAGGCACTGCCGCAGAAGTGGAACGAAGAAGTCATCGTCGAGATGAAGTAA
- a CDS encoding UTRA domain-containing protein: MRDEATKAVTAIGQVLQEQLDHGLLAPGSKLPAERKLSELFGTTRITVREALLQLEAQGQIYREERRGWFVSPPRLAYNLMQRSHFHAMVSAQGRVPSTEVISARMQPASAAVCAWLQLPALSSVIQICRSRRIDGRLVLYVEHYLNPQFFPGILGFDLNQSITELYARHYDLHYGRVRFEIVPTSLSVDAAAALRVSVGSPGLRIARVNYDQHERLIDCDLEFWRHDAIHVGVDVV, translated from the coding sequence ATGCGCGATGAGGCAACAAAAGCGGTGACAGCGATTGGCCAGGTGTTGCAGGAGCAACTTGACCACGGGCTATTGGCGCCCGGCAGCAAGTTGCCGGCCGAGCGCAAGCTCAGTGAGTTGTTTGGCACGACGCGGATTACGGTGCGTGAGGCGTTGTTGCAACTGGAGGCGCAGGGCCAGATTTATCGCGAGGAGCGGCGGGGCTGGTTCGTGTCGCCGCCGCGTCTGGCTTATAACCTGATGCAGCGCAGTCACTTTCACGCGATGGTCAGTGCGCAGGGGCGGGTGCCTTCGACCGAGGTGATTTCGGCGCGGATGCAACCGGCGTCGGCGGCGGTGTGTGCGTGGTTGCAGTTGCCGGCCTTGTCGAGCGTGATTCAGATTTGTCGGTCGCGGCGGATTGATGGGCGGTTGGTGCTTTATGTTGAGCATTATTTGAATCCGCAGTTTTTTCCGGGGATTCTGGGGTTTGATTTGAATCAGTCGATTACCGAGTTGTATGCGCGGCATTACGATTTGCACTATGGGCGGGTGCGGTTTGAGATCGTGCCTACGTCATTGTCTGTAGATGCTGCGGCGGCTTTGAGAGTGTCGGTGGGGAGTCCGGGTTTGCGGATTGCTCGGGTCAATTATGATCAGCATGAGCGGTTGATTGATTGCGATCTGGAGTTTTGGCGGCATGATGCGATTCACGTAGGGGTTGATGTGGTTTGA
- a CDS encoding IS256 family transposase, which produces MPTKKKPLRDLPKIPKELLEEFGEGLITAEAIEDASAAFKKALIERALSAELGHHLGYPPGAQRPEDETNQRNGKTGKTILTGDGPLRLEIPRDRDGSFAPILIPKHERRYTGFDDKIIAMYARGMTVREIRAFLSEQYGTDVSHDFISSVTHEVMEEIGAWQQRPLEPMYPVIFFDALRVKIREEGLVRNKAIYLALGVLPDGTRDILGIWIENTEGAKFWMKVFNDLKTRGVEDVLIAVTDGLKGMPEALSAVFPATTLQTCIVHLIRNSLDYAAWDKRRELAKALKPIYQAINAEAAEEALDAFENGPWGKQYPTVVAAWRRAWDRVIPFFVFPPAIRKVIYTTNAIESINAQLRKIIKTRGHFPTDDAATKLIWLGLRNITANWGSAAHDWKSAMNQFAILYGDRFIRPTW; this is translated from the coding sequence ATGCCAACCAAAAAGAAACCCCTGCGTGACCTACCAAAAATCCCCAAGGAGCTGCTCGAAGAGTTCGGTGAGGGGCTGATTACCGCAGAGGCTATTGAAGACGCTTCTGCGGCCTTCAAGAAGGCCTTGATTGAGCGAGCATTGAGTGCCGAGCTCGGTCACCACCTGGGGTATCCGCCGGGCGCGCAGCGCCCAGAGGATGAAACCAACCAGCGCAATGGCAAAACGGGCAAGACGATTTTGACGGGGGATGGCCCGCTGCGGCTGGAGATTCCCCGTGATCGGGATGGCAGTTTTGCCCCCATTCTGATCCCCAAGCATGAGCGGCGTTACACCGGTTTTGATGACAAGATCATCGCCATGTATGCCCGAGGCATGACCGTTCGAGAAATCCGCGCTTTCCTCTCTGAGCAATACGGGACGGACGTTTCCCATGACTTCATCAGCTCAGTCACGCACGAGGTGATGGAGGAAATTGGTGCGTGGCAACAGCGACCGCTTGAGCCGATGTACCCAGTCATTTTCTTCGATGCGCTGCGGGTCAAGATCCGAGAAGAAGGCCTTGTCCGCAACAAGGCGATTTACTTGGCGCTGGGTGTTTTACCCGATGGAACGCGCGATATTCTTGGTATCTGGATCGAAAACACCGAGGGTGCGAAGTTCTGGATGAAGGTCTTCAACGACCTCAAGACCCGCGGCGTAGAGGACGTGCTGATCGCCGTGACTGACGGTCTCAAAGGCATGCCAGAGGCGCTAAGCGCAGTATTTCCGGCAACAACGCTGCAAACATGCATCGTCCACTTGATCCGCAACAGCCTCGATTACGCGGCGTGGGACAAGCGCCGTGAGCTGGCCAAGGCGCTAAAACCGATCTATCAAGCCATCAACGCAGAAGCGGCTGAGGAAGCACTGGATGCCTTTGAAAATGGCCCTTGGGGTAAGCAATACCCAACGGTGGTGGCGGCCTGGAGACGAGCCTGGGATCGAGTGATTCCATTTTTTGTCTTCCCGCCTGCCATTCGAAAAGTGATCTATACGACCAACGCTATCGAAAGCATCAACGCTCAGCTACGCAAGATCATCAAGACCCGGGGCCACTTCCCGACGGATGACGCAGCGACCAAGCTGATCTGGCTTGGGCTGCGTAACATCACGGCAAACTGGGGCTCGGCGGCTCATGACTGGAAGAGTGCGATGAACCAATTTGCGATTCTGTACGGAGATCGATTTATCAGGCCGACCTGGTAA
- a CDS encoding amidohydrolase, whose amino-acid sequence MQLTRIAQAVFITLLAGHAGAATMDSTREQIAAQAKQLEPELLETRRDIHAHPELGNTEKRTAELVAKQLQAMGLEVKTGVARTGVVAVLKGALPGPTVALRADMDALPVKEVADLPFASKAKGIYLDKKVDVMHACGHDAHTAILLSTAKILTGMRDTLPGTVVFYFQPAEEGPSDFIPDGKNIWGAKMMVEEGVMKSPKPDAVFGLHVWAGVPAGQIAYRPGATLASSDDLRIKILSKQTHAGRPWDGIDPITVGAQTIVGLQTVVSRRTDISSYPSVVSIGTINGGTRYNIIPESVDMTGTLRSYDYGIRQKLHADVRQTVEKIAESGGARADVTIIEKYDPTINNPALTEKMLPTLKWAAKDDVVNAPLVGGAEDFSFFAKEVPGLFVFLGVTPRDQDMSKAAPNHNPGFFVDESALVVGVRTLASLATDYLYANAGAAK is encoded by the coding sequence ATGCAGCTGACACGCATTGCCCAGGCCGTTTTCATTACCCTGCTCGCTGGTCACGCCGGTGCTGCCACGATGGACAGCACCCGCGAACAAATCGCCGCACAAGCCAAACAGCTTGAACCGGAACTGCTGGAAACCCGCCGCGACATCCACGCCCACCCGGAACTGGGCAACACGGAAAAACGCACCGCCGAACTGGTCGCCAAACAACTGCAAGCCATGGGCCTTGAAGTGAAAACCGGCGTCGCCCGCACTGGCGTCGTCGCCGTGCTCAAAGGTGCCCTGCCCGGCCCGACCGTGGCCTTGCGCGCCGACATGGACGCACTGCCAGTCAAGGAAGTCGCCGACCTGCCATTCGCCTCGAAAGCCAAAGGCATCTACCTCGACAAAAAAGTCGACGTCATGCACGCCTGCGGCCACGACGCCCACACCGCGATCCTGCTCAGCACAGCGAAAATTCTCACCGGCATGCGCGACACCCTGCCCGGCACCGTAGTCTTCTACTTCCAGCCCGCCGAAGAAGGCCCAAGCGACTTCATCCCCGACGGCAAAAACATTTGGGGCGCGAAAATGATGGTCGAAGAAGGCGTGATGAAATCACCGAAACCCGATGCGGTCTTCGGCCTCCACGTCTGGGCCGGCGTCCCCGCCGGCCAGATCGCCTACCGCCCTGGCGCCACCCTCGCCAGCTCCGACGACCTGCGCATCAAAATCCTCAGCAAACAAACCCACGCCGGCCGCCCCTGGGACGGCATCGACCCGATCACCGTCGGCGCGCAAACCATCGTCGGCCTGCAAACCGTGGTCAGCCGCCGCACCGACATCTCGTCCTATCCGTCAGTGGTCAGCATCGGCACCATCAACGGCGGCACCCGCTACAACATCATTCCCGAATCCGTCGACATGACCGGCACCCTCCGCTCCTACGACTACGGCATCCGCCAGAAACTGCATGCGGACGTACGCCAGACCGTAGAGAAAATCGCTGAAAGTGGCGGTGCGAGAGCCGACGTCACCATCATCGAAAAATATGACCCAACGATTAACAACCCGGCACTGACCGAAAAAATGCTGCCGACTTTGAAATGGGCGGCCAAGGATGACGTGGTGAATGCACCGCTGGTGGGAGGCGCGGAAGACTTCTCGTTCTTTGCCAAGGAAGTGCCGGGGCTGTTTGTGTTTCTCGGCGTGACGCCAAGAGATCAGGACATGAGCAAAGCCGCGCCGAATCACAATCCGGGGTTCTTTGTGGATGAGTCGGCGTTGGTGGTCGGGGTGAGAACATTGGCGTCGTTGGCGACGGATTATTTGTATGCCAATGCCGGGGCAGCAAAATAG